In Ciconia boyciana chromosome 1, ASM3463844v1, whole genome shotgun sequence, the genomic stretch GTTATGCAGAAGGGTGTTACGCTGTCTGTAATCGCCTGTCCCAAGGTTGTCCTGACAGCTAAAAATCTTTACTAAAGTAATACCCACAGAAGTCATTTCAGTTGATGTTAAGCTGTCAgtgcctgtttttttttaatctgagacagatctgcctttttcttttgcaagactTTTCCTGTCAGTTTTGCTAATCGCTATTTTAGATTCATAATGCTGATAAGCTTCCACTCAATTTCTCACTAATTGTGAAATAATACATACTGTAAGTAGATACAGAAATGTGtacacagaaaagaataaaagcaaagatagTACCTGGAGGATGCATTAGTCTAATATGGCCAAAACTGTCTACAGATGCAGCAGAGGTTTAAAAGAGATTTAAGCAGGAATTGTCTTTTGAAAGTGAGCTGGGCTAATGAAACCAAGATGGTTTCTTAAATAATATTGCTGCGTCTTAGCAATAAAGATTCAGATGGGGTAGCCTGCAGGGCAGGTGAGCAGAAACAAGTGAATTATCCCATCACTGCAGAAATTTGAAGAATACTGCAATCTTGAAAGAAGGAAGCATTTTAGAAGATATGTTTCATAGGTGACTGAAAAAGGAGAGCGGAAGAAACATCAAGGCATTTGAAATAGTACTGGGGCTGAGTAAACTTAACGCTTGAAGTTTGTGGAGACCCTAATTCTGAATTAAATTCTGATAGGGATCAGAGAGCCAAAACTGAGAACAAGACTGCCAGAAAATCCTAACTTAATTTTGGAGGTAGCTTTTGAGATTTACCAGACTGCAGAACATTAATTGCTTCAAGTTGCAGAAGGAAGAGACACAACTCTCTTAATGATGGGTGATGTCAGTTTTGGTGATCTTGACGTGCAGGGTTCTGATATTCTTGCATTGTCATTACAGTGAGCTGAGTAAGCAAACTGCAGACCCTTTGGaaaattgaaaagcaaagttttacATCTCCCAACAAAGAGTctgcaaaatgcagacaaaGTGAATTTATGTGAAAGTTGGCACATGGAAGGCTAATGCTTAAAGCACTATCCTTCCTTTGGGAAGAGCTGCTGTGTAGGAAGTGAAACTTTTACAAAAGCGTATCAAAAGGGACcagaagtgctttaaaaaaagcagagtgtgtgtgtgtaatattCTGTACAATAAAGAAGAGgtggaagaggttttttttctcttaaacagCTCCTAAGGCTATATCCAGCTGTTTGTAGTATTGCCTTGAACGTGAGCAGTGCTCGGGTTACGTGTGCATCTGTGGCCAGGCATAGCACCGGATGTTGCCTAAAGGgttgaaagcaaaacacagccctgtGGCCGCCAGCAAAGTGCAGATTAGAGAGAGGTTAAATTGCTCGTATTTCTGGGTAGGTATAAAAATAGCACAAGActgcttctccctctctgtccctcttCAGGCTAATGGTTCTGGAAAGAAGTGAGCTGCATGGTCTCACGGGCAATGACCACATGGCCCTTTGGGGCAGAGCTGGTTTTCCAAAGACGCCAGGGTACCTGCACAGCTGGTGTAGGTCAGCGAGTGAATCGAGATGGGTTCTGCCTCCCACGGGGCTGTGTGTGTTTCTCGTCAGTAAGGCTGGCTGCTCAGGTCGGAAACAgatggggtgggaagggggaaggatGGAAAGTGCTGGTCCAGAGAAGGAACTGCATGAAGCGTGGAATGGGAACAGAAGAGCTAATTTTCTAGCAAACAGGTAAATAAGCAAATGCTAACAGAGCTGTTTGATGTTAAAGGTAGCCAAGAAAATTTGGGGCAAAGGCAAATCTGGTTCTGTGTATctaaatgtgttaaaaaaaaaaaatctttggattTGTGTGCCAGTGTTGAAAGAGTTTGCATGTGCTGGGAACCCCTTCTACCTCCCtaatttttgcattgtttcttctctgtaaaaGAAGCATTATTAAAGCACAGGACTGCAAAAATgcaatggggggggggggggggggggaaagacaTTTTGGAAGCATGGGGGCTAGATGTTCtgcaaaagtttattttttaacctacTAATTTTCAAGACACCTGCAACTGGAAAAAAGTCAAGATTGTCcgaaagttttaaaaagctggagACTCTTGAATTCAAACTTAGGTTTGACACTGCTAAAATAGCCCCTTTGAAAGTGAAACTGTTGTCTGCCATGATTCTGTGTAGGTCTGAGCTCTCTACTTAGCACCTGGTGATAGTGTTTAAGGAAATCCGTTATTCCTGTAAAAACGCAAAATGTAATATGGTAACACGTTACATGGGCTGGAGCATTTGCTCTTGCAAGAATGTGCTTATATCTGTGTGTTGTGTCCAGTGACAAAATGTGGGTGCAAAAGGCAGGGATGTGTTGGGGTGCTGTTGTGGCAAGTCCTCACTAAAGAGGTGTGAACTTCCAAGGGACGTAGGAGGCACCTTCACATCTGCAGAATGAGGAAGTGCAATGCTTGCGATGTCTCCGAGTGGTGAGACAGCAGGCTGCTGAGGAGTCTCTGGGCCACAGCCTCTGTTCAGAGCAGCACTGTGAGACCTATTTACTCGTTCACAAAGTAGATTTTCTAGCAAATGTTGAGACTTACCAGCAAATGGCTGCTGATGATCTCAATAGTTCTGCCCCCATTGgaagggggaaggcaggaagggCAGGCTTCTCCCAGACACCTCCAGCTGAGACGTGGTCGGTGCCTCCCAGGGACAAAGGTCCCTAGCCAGGTAGTGAAGTACTTGCTCTTTtggcttctctctttctcctggcATTCAAattgcctattaaactgtcacCCTGCCTCTAAAGCCCCAAGGAGAAGACTTCTTGGTGGCCACCTCATAAGAACATTGTGAGAGGAGCACTGAAGGATGCCGGGAGGAGCGAGGCGGGGCAGGaccaaggaaagcaaaggaaaacacgATGCGGAAGGCACCTAGGTGTGACTGGTGCCTCAGGAAGGACAAGGATGCAGAGCTGGTCCTGATGTCTGGCTAGAAGTTTGTCAGTGGGCTTGACAAAAGTTGTTTGGGCAGAGGGTAACGGTGAGTGAAGGATGCACTCTGTGTAATAATTGTAGGCAAAGTGTTCAGTGAGCAGTGGGCTGGAGTTGCGTTTTGAGGATTGTTCGGAGAAACAGATACCTTGACCTCTTCTGGTCAGGCTCCCATGGGAATGACACAAGGTTGCTATACATGTCTTGCATGAACCAGACGTTTCTGTGCACAGCCTATGTCTCCAGCTGAATTTTTGGGGAAGGTTCACAAAATGGTTTCACTATTTCCACTGTCAATAAAGCTTAgtagggggagagagaggataCTGTTCtcaaatgacaaaatatttatactttgtATAAGTTGGTCTCATAGTTCTAAGATGATTAAAGTGCTGTTTTTCAGCAGTAGTTGCACTTAACGGTATAACAAACGTACCTGAAAGGTTGCCTTCTTCTGGTTGTAGATGGATGGTGATAGCTCCACAACAGATGCTTCTCAGTTAGGAATTGCTGGAGATTACATTGGTGGCAGTCACTATGTGATACAGCCTCATGATGGTAAGAAATGTTACAGTAAATACTActatttctgtgtgtatatatttatctaTTTCCTTCCAGTTCTTGTATAGTTCTTTGCTATCTTATCTCAAGCTAAGAATTTGCAATTGTTTGTATTCATAATGCCTCACTgtataaagcattttttctgcagtctgAAGGTGGGGGTTGGATTTTTCAATGTTGCCACTGAGTCCTTAGGgtgatgacaaaaaaaattgatgttCCAGGAAACAATTTGTATTTTGACATGACATTAAGAGTGCTTGGTGTTCAGCAGCCACATACATTTCTGTGCATAATATAAAGATGATACTGAACACCCATAAAGGTACCCTGGtgttacatgtatttttaaaaattatttctacagtGTTAATACACTGGGCTTTCAAAAGTTCTTCATCCTTTAGTGTAAGATTTTAAACTTGACTTAATTATTGCCTGCTATCAAATACAATTTCTGttaacttttctttatttcattagaCACAGAGGACAGCATGAATGATCACGAAGATACAAATGGCTCAAAAGAGAGTTTCAGAGAACAAGATATATACCTTCCAATTGCAAATGTGGCAAGGATAATGAAAAATGCTATACCCCAAACAGGAAAGGTAATACCCTTGTCTGGTAAAGAAAGTGTATGAATGAGTTTTATGCCTTCTTCTGAGTGAACTTGAGCTGGTAGAACAATATGTTTTTCCAAATGATCCTGGTTTATTGGAGAAaagccttatttaaaaaaaaaaaacaaaacaaaacaacaacaacaacaaaccacaaaaacaaaaaaccaaccccaaaacaaaacctgagcaGGAGGTGGTGCATTTTTCTTAggtttctgaaagcttttagTAACTGCTGTAATTAGAGTATCCACAACAGTGCTCTTCTTAGGGCTTTcaagagctttctttttctgagatgCGTTTTCTGAAATTGTTATAACAGGTCAGACTTGGTGACAATCCCATATCagtaagaatattttctgtgtgattCTCTCTTATGTAATTGAATCTGCTTTTATTGAGGTGTATAAAATTTGGAATAAGTGATGAAATAAAttggatgaaataaaaatgcattcctCCTCCTGGTTAGTCTTCCATTGCGTGAATCTTTAAATGTTCAGATGCCAAAACGACCCAAGAAGTCTGCCTTATACCATGTAGCAGATAAGGCCAGATATTGAAagacttattttatttcttacttctAAGAATAGACTTTTTAATCCATTCTGCTGAGCTGGTGATTGTGTAAGTGTTTGACCGTTCTACCTGTTTATCTTAAACCTTTGCAGGGCTCCTCTTACTTGCTGTTTCTCTACTGTATTCCACTACAATTCCTGCCCCAGTAACACTTCCTCTAGCTAAagctgatttctctttttttgcctttttttgagATCACTCTAAGTAGAAGCAAGACATAATTTACTTGCATCTGCTTGTACTTTCATAGTGTTCAGGGCTTTCTGGAGATCTGGGTGTTACATTTATATCTTTGCTGCGAAAATATCTTCACTAGTCCATATTGTCATAAATTTTTAGTGATCaagatgagatttttctcaAGAATTTAGCATATGGGATGTCAAGCTATCTTGAAAAATCAGGGAGGCTTTTGTGAAAAACTGCAGGGGAAGCTGCTGGCTGCTGagtacttctgaaaatcttgccCTATGTGTCTGAAAATATCAGAGGAACTAGTAAAGATTCTGCATAcagttactgtttctttttttttttaatataagtagGTTCTTCTCATATGAAGAATAAGAATCTCATTTATTATAACCTTTCAGTTGGCTCCTGTCAGCTTCCCAAATAATCATGAGTAATGCTTGCTGTTATTTTAAGTCAGGTAAATTACTTTTGTCCAGCTGAAAACCATAATCAAATTTACTTACTTTATTCTTGCCAGGGGCATATGTTTCTTCATTTGAATTCTCATTTGGAAAATTTATACCAGAATATTAAAGATTAGAGAGGCTTGCTGCTAGGCATATATTGTAGTCCCTGAATCTGGTCAGGATAAAAATACTTGTCATTGCCAAATTTGTGGGAATGTACTGTAGTGGAGTTGGAACTGCTGGGTCTATTAAAAGGAAGATGGAAGTGGGCTATGACATTGTAATGAACAAGTTTAAAGAGAAAGTGTAGGTAAGCAAAGTAAGCAATACTGATATGCATCTATATGTAAAAGCTGGTACAGAACATAGTTACAACTTCAGGAGATCCTGGCAGTTGGCTGTGCTGCTTGAAATAGAAGAACTTAGGTTAAAATCATGTTGCAGCTGTGCTTACATAGAGCAGTGATGACATCCAGTGGTTCCCTCACATACAGGTGTAGCCTAAATGGGTATTATAATCAGATTTTGGGATGTTTCCTTTATTATCTAGTGTGTTctttttggggttgttttttttttttttaaatcttgcatCTTGATTAATCATTTTATTATACTTTTTCCTTACTAGATTGCTAAGGACGCAAAGGAATGCGTGCAAGAGTGTGTAAGTGAATTCATCAGCTTTATAACGTCAGAAGCAAGTGAGAGGTGTcaccaagagaaaagaaagaccaTCAATGGAGAGGATATTCTCTTTGCCATGTCTACCTTGGGGTTTGATAGCTATGTTGAACCTTTGAAGTTATACCTCCAAAAATTCAGAGAGGTTGGTATATACTTCAgtatttcctcatttatttaACCTGGTTGTGTTTAGCTCCCTGTCATTGTAGTTGTATAATGGCTAGCTTGCACAGTATCTCACAGTTATTGTCAGGGGCTAATGTAATGTTTAAAAGCATTCAGAGGATATCAAGAGAAAAAGGAGTAAGTAAGCATTTTGATTAGACTTGCTGATTCAAAGTAGTTAAAGCTTTCAACTGAATAAATTCTCTAATATATTGCTGGTAGTAAATCACTCTGTTCTTTAAAGGTGCCtattaagaatatttaattgGATCTTTGGATTCAGTCAATAAAACTGTACTAGACTGCATCCTCTG encodes the following:
- the NFYB gene encoding nuclear transcription factor Y subunit beta, which produces MDGDSSTTDASQLGIAGDYIGGSHYVIQPHDDTEDSMNDHEDTNGSKESFREQDIYLPIANVARIMKNAIPQTGKIAKDAKECVQECVSEFISFITSEASERCHQEKRKTINGEDILFAMSTLGFDSYVEPLKLYLQKFREAMKGEKGIGGTVTTGDGLSEELTEEAFTNQLPAGLITTDGQQQNVMVYTTSYQQISGVQQIQFS